The region TTGAAGCGTCAAGGAAAGGAGGCTGCAGTTTTGTTCAAAAACAAAAAACCTAGAATCCATTTTTTTAGAGGAATTGGTAACCGAACCTTCACACAAATCCATTCTTGTTTGGAAGAGATCCCCTGTAGAACATCATGCACGTTAGAGAGTGAACAAGCCATTAAAGGAACACTCAGAGGAGTTTAAGCAAGATGTTTACCTGGCCGTCCAATCATCGATCGACCCCATTGCAATCGGTTAGCTTCGTCTTCGATCTCCATTGCGTTTCAACTTCGTGTTGCATCCATTCATAACCATAGAATGTTAAGAAGGTGGTTTCCAAGTCCAACTCTGATTTCACTTTGatttcttttgtgtttgttttggttTGAGTCGAGTGCTATTGATTCAGTTGTTGCCGAATCATTCTTCTGTTCCTTACAATTCCAAATAGATGTTTCCTTTTTGAAAGAGGCAGAAagttttttttttgcattttgaAGAGTTTGGATTTTCGTTTGAGAGAGGAAGAAGAGTTATCAGTTTTTCAGTGCGTTTGATCTTTCCAAGTTTTTTTTTATTTGGGTTTTAAATGTTTATATGTTTGGTTGCTGTTAGTCTAACAACTGACCGTCTGTGGCCGGGTGGAGGGGGAGTTGTCTCACCTCCCTTTGAGTGgtgggttcgatacccatgtGTGGCATGTATGGATTTTGATATACAtttaattttctgttttatttctTCTAATATCCTTTTATACTGTATGCATTTATCCAATACTCGTTGATCTCGCCCTTTGTCCTCGATTTTGTTTATTGCTAAAACATCGGTTTTAATTTATGGGTTCAACCATTCCATTGTTGTCATGCCGTGATTActttatcgatatattgatagtattttGCCGCATTTTGATTTGTCGCACATGACTCTCCAATGTTTGTCATGATGCGTAAGCCGATTTTGAGCACATTACTTAGTTATCACTCCCCCATctccacacccttgtaagtcgattgcttttaagcatagccaccaacctcacatagcttactctttggctttcttacaatgagatcGTTTAATCGCACCTACACTCATGCATTGTGTACTCGTTGATTGGACCcgatttatttatttcattattttgaatccccattcgaTAAAATATACCCCCACTCCCATGATGTGTAATAActttactgttttatttctttatttgcttgactgtttagctagttactaacacaagaataaaatcaatttcttttcgaaaatatcaaaaataatgactcgatccaacgtcgagtattttctcaataaacaaataAATCCATTTCTatctattccatttctttcaaaccacttcattcaaatctttctcgATCATTCATCAAATGATTGATCCAACGTCAAACCATTTTCATATTAAAAACTCgaaaatacttaattcctatttaACACCTTTTCAATAAAATGtaaatggaacatggtggatacccCGCACTcttgagactaggattcgagatggatatctcgcctatcttagttctcgccatcatccaaatttgTCAACACGGTTTCTTTAAAcccttttctcaatcaaattcaaaaacacttaattcttattaaataCCTTTTGCaaaataagatggaaatggaacgtggtggataccacgcactcctgagactaggactcgagatggatatctcgcccatccaagttctcgccattactcgaaacacatcaaaccaatcaaatCTTTTTCTCGCCGCCATGCGATTGATCCTTAAACCattttctcaaacgaaaggtattTTGTTTCAAGACGATCCAAAACAATGTTTTGTCCACTTGAACGTGTGAGCAAGCTTGCGACGTTGCCCgcgaatgttgatttgtaaatccatttggCCGTGATGCAAACGTCcccttctccacttgttttgggtagtccaccaatgttttcgtcgattgacacaaagtagctttcgctaaaatcgaccaacaaagaaacatttttctacacagaactacgtaagccttgagttctctattgcacccggagatacgtaggagcaggattcgtaaatcttgtcagacccattaataaaaaacttaggtttagtcctcCTCGTTACAAACCCAAAAACATTCTCCTCTTTTCCATTCTTTCTTTCCCACCCAATAACTTtagaagcctaacatttcaaactaacactgacgcgcacaactaacctaacggttctcgttgagtacaacggacgtgaggggtgctaataccttccccttacgtaatcgactcccgaaccctgatttggttgcgacaaccataatcattgtcgttctttcttggattttatcgatattcccctttccttttaggaataaataaagttcggtggcaactctgttcagtccatcattgtgAGCGTGCGAATTCGCTTCGCTAGGTTGTTCTCTCATTTTTTCGAAATACGACATAAGCATCACAAAAAGAATATAAAAATAAATAGGAACTTTGGAGATGCCGCAAGAGCCTAATTTATCAATTAGAACTTCTAAAATAATCTTAAACTTGAAGTTGACATTTTAGGTTTTAGGTAGAAATTTGTGTAAATTTTACATTTTAACTTGTCAAAGACACGCCCACACTTTATTCATTTGTTGATGTTTCTGTAGATTCATGTCAAAATGAAAACATCAACTATCATTGGCACAGTTAATGTTGCAAATTACCTACCATATGCTATTTTGAAATAGTATAATGTGCGTAGTTTAGTTTTATTAATGAATGGACAGTTTGTGAAAGAAAACCATGCCATGTCTTTCTTGCTTATGAAAGTGGCCAGTTATATTTGGTACCAAACTCAAAATTTGACTCTTAGAAAGTGTACATGTCGTTTATACGTCAATGAAATCGCCATATATGGATGAGTTGATTTGTACATTACGAAAACCTTCTAAATCTATACAAAAGATTCGATTGCCAATTAGAGTAACAAAAAAGGATTTAATTCTACAATTTCTTCTACTTTAATTCAAACAATTGgttaatattaatatgaattcCGTCTCAAATCATATATCATTTTAACAAAATTTGTTTATTCcaaattatatgatattttacACTATTAATAAATTATTAATGTTTTTTATTCTATACTTTTCGATATTAATTCATCTACCatttctgattttttttatttttccctatattattaatttattttattaaaaaacaatatatatatatatatatatatatatatatatatatatatatatatatatatatatatatattatatatatataataatataatataatatatatatatatataatatatatatatatatatatatatatatatatatattatatatatatatatatatatatatatatatatatatatatatatatatatatatatatatatttatatatatatatgttaaaAATTTTGGCTTGATGCCTTTCTCATTGCATTTGATACTATATATAATAGTGTCGGTAATTACAACTCATAATGACTAATCACAATTAATTACAGCTCTTAATGACTAATTTTCTATTCTATGAATGTAAATTATTTACAATAAATGTGTTTGATTATTTCCTGATTAACATCCCCCCTCAAATTGACACGCCTGGTCAAGGAGCATCAATTTGCTAACAAGAAACTGATGTCGTGGGCGTGGAACAACCTTGGTAAGAATATCTGCAACCTGCAACTGAGTACTGACGTGAGGAAGTGATATTATTCGATCATCGTAGGCGTCACCTATTGAATGACAATCAActtcgatatgtttggtgcgtTCATGAAAAATAGGATTTGCAACAATTTgaatggcacttgtattgtcagCATAAAGTGAAGTCGGCTCTGTTTGGGGAAATCCAAGTTCAGCCAAAAGACCACGAAGCCAAAGTATTTCTGAACAAGCAGCAGACATGGCACGATACTCTGATTCAGTAGAAGATTTAGAAACTCTTGCTTGCTTCTTACTTTTCCAAGAGATCAATGAAGAACCAAGAAACATGCGCCAACCAGTAATAGATCGACGAGTATCAGGACACcctgcccaatcagcatcacTATAAGCACTCAACTGAAGAGAAATTCCAACGGAAAAGAATAATCTGCGGTGAGAGGTTCCCTTTAAGTAGCGAATTATACGACGAACCGCAGCCAAATGAAGATGGCAAGGAGAATGCATGAATTGACTTACTTGTTGAACAACAAAAGATATGTCGGGGCGAGTAATAGTCAAGTAGTTGAGGCTACCCATAAGTTGTCG is a window of Lathyrus oleraceus cultivar Zhongwan6 chromosome 6, CAAS_Psat_ZW6_1.0, whole genome shotgun sequence DNA encoding:
- the LOC127096300 gene encoding uncharacterized mitochondrial protein AtMg00810-like; the protein is MVITGSDHASIQQLKQQLQASFHMKDLGNLHYFLCLEVHSTSKGIFLHQHKYAKDLISMVGLESANPVDTPLEVNVKYHRDDGDLLPDPLLYRQLMGSLNYLTITRPDISFVVQQVSQFMHSPCHLHLAAVRRIIRYLKGTSHRRLFFSVGISLQLSAYSDADWAGCPDTRRSITGWRMFLGSSLISWKSKKQARVSKSSTESEYRAMSAACSEILWLRGLLAELGFPQTEPTSLYADNTSAIQIVANPIFHERTKHIEVDCHSIGDAYDDRIISLPHVSTQLQVADILTKVVPRPRHQFLVSKLMLLDQACQFEGGC